The following proteins come from a genomic window of Neoarius graeffei isolate fNeoGra1 chromosome 26, fNeoGra1.pri, whole genome shotgun sequence:
- the arl8a gene encoding ADP-ribosylation factor-like protein 8A, translating into MIALFNKLLDWFKALFWKEEMELTLVGLQYSGKTTFVNVIASGQFSEDMIPTVGFNMRKISKGNVTIKLWDIGGQPRFRSMWERYCRGVSAIVYMVDAADPEKIEASKNELHNLLDKPQLQGIPVLVLGNKRDLHGALDEKELIERMNLSAIQDREICCYSISCKEKDNIDITLQWLIQHSRTRRS; encoded by the exons ATGATCGCGttatttaataaactcctggactGGTTTAAAGCTCTGTTCTGGAAGGAGGAGATGGAGCTGACACTGGTGGGCCTGCAGTACTCCGGGAAGACCACCTTCGTCAACGTGATAGCg tcAGGACAGTTCAGCGAGGACATGATCCCCACTGTCGGTTTCAACATGCGTAAGATATCTAAAGGAAACGTTACCATTAAG ctgtggGATATTGGTGGGCAGCCGCGGTTCCGCAGTATGTGGGAGAGATACTGCAGGGGGGTCAGTGCCATTGT gTACATGGTGGATGCTGCAGATCCAGAGAAAATCGAAGCATCTAAAAACGAGCTGCACAACCTGTTAGATAAACCCCAGCTGCAGGGTATTCCT gttcTGGTGTTGGGGAATAAGAGGGATCTTCATGGGGCGTTGGATGAGAAGGAGCTGATCGAGAGGAT GAACCTGTCTGCCATCCAGGACCGGGAGATCTGCTGCTACTCCATCTCATGTAAGGAGAAGGACAACATCG ATATCACACTACAGTGGCTGATCCAGCACTCCAGAACCAGGCGGAGCTGA